A window from Shewanella livingstonensis encodes these proteins:
- a CDS encoding copper resistance protein B — MNKTNLMALGLLSLSATSTSTAVFAGGNDDPLLTKVMLDQFEKGVDPQDPTQFSAQAWLGYDLNKLWLKTEGEYSNSDKQDFEIQALYSKPIAPYWDVQFGIKTDIKPTPNRNWAVIGVQGLAPYFFDIDAALFIGDQGRTAMRLSAEYELLITQKLILTPEVEVNLFGKDDAELGIGSGLSDISAGLRLRYEIVREFAPYIGVDWRQKLGNTADYARIEGEDTQETQFVIGFRAWF; from the coding sequence ATGAATAAAACGAATTTAATGGCCTTGGGACTGTTGAGTCTGAGCGCCACATCGACCAGTACAGCTGTGTTTGCCGGCGGTAATGATGACCCTCTATTAACAAAAGTCATGCTGGATCAATTTGAAAAAGGCGTTGATCCGCAAGATCCTACCCAGTTTAGTGCACAAGCCTGGTTAGGTTACGATTTGAATAAGTTGTGGCTTAAAACTGAAGGTGAATATTCAAATAGTGATAAACAAGATTTTGAAATTCAGGCTCTTTACAGTAAGCCCATCGCACCATACTGGGATGTACAATTCGGTATTAAAACCGATATCAAACCTACGCCGAACCGTAATTGGGCTGTGATTGGGGTTCAAGGGTTAGCGCCATATTTCTTTGATATTGACGCTGCCTTATTCATCGGTGACCAAGGCCGTACGGCTATGCGCTTGAGTGCGGAATATGAACTGTTAATCACTCAAAAATTGATACTCACACCTGAAGTAGAAGTTAATTTATTTGGTAAGGACGATGCTGAACTTGGAATAGGCTCAGGCTTATCTGACATCAGTGCAGGGCTGCGATTGAGATACGAGATTGTTCGAGAGTTCGCGCCCTATATCGGTGTGGATTGGCGTCAGAAACTTGGTAATACCGCCGATTACGCCCGAATTGAAGGGGAGGATACACAAGAAACCCAGTTTGTCATTGGTTTTAGAGCGTGGTTCTAA